A genome region from Camelina sativa cultivar DH55 chromosome 10, Cs, whole genome shotgun sequence includes the following:
- the LOC104716668 gene encoding squalene synthase 1 isoform X2, whose amino-acid sequence MDQFHHVAAAFLELEKGYQEAIEEITKRMGAGMAKFICQEVETVDDYDEYCHYVAGLVGLGLSKLFLAGGSEVLTPDWEAISNSMGLFLQKTNIIRDYLEDINEIPKSRMFWPREIWGKYADKLEDLKYEENSTKSVQCLNELVTNALMHIEDCLKYMAALRDPSIFRFCAIPQIMAIGTLALCYNNVQVFRGVVKLRRGLTAKVIDRTKTMADVYGAFYDFSCMLKTKVDRNDPNASKTLNRLEAVQKLCIDTGVLNNRKSYVDDKGQPNNVFIIMVVILLAIVFAYLRAN is encoded by the exons ATGGACCAATTTCATCACGTTGCTGCAGCTTTTTTGGAACTTGAAAAAGG GTATCAAGAGGCTATCGAGGAAATTACTAAAAGAATGGGTGCAGGAATGGCCAAGTTTATCTGCCAAGAG GTAGAAACTGTTGATGACTATGATGAATACTGCCACTATGTTGCTGGGCTTGTGGGTTTAGGTCTGTCGAAACTCTTCCTTGCTGGAGGCTCAGAGGTTTTGACACCAGATTGGGAGGCGATTTCTAATTCAATGGGTTTATTTCTACAG AAAACAAACATTATCAGAGATTATCTTGAGGACATTAATGAGATACCAAAATCCCGCATGTTTTGGCCTCGCGAAATTTGGGGCAAATATGCTGACAAGCTTGAG GATTTAAAATACGAGGAGAACTCTACCAAATCCGTGCAGTGCTTGAATGAACTGGTTACCAATGCGTTGATGCATATTGAAGATTGCCTGAAATACATGGCTGCGTTGCGTGATCCTTCCATATTTCGTTTCTGTGCCATCCCTCAG ATCATGGCGATTGGAACACTTGCATTATGCTATAACAATGTACAAGTATTTAGAGGCGTTGTAAAACTGAGGCGAG GTCTAACTGCTAAAGTCATTGATCGCACAAAGACAATGGCTGATGTCTATGGTGCATTCTATGATTTTTCTTGCATGCTGAAAACAAAG GTTGACAGGAACGACCCAAATGCCAGTAAGACACTAAACAGACTTGAAGCCGTGCAGAAACTCTGCATAGACACTGGAGTCCTTAATAACAG AAAATCATATGTTGATGACAAAGGACAACCAAACAATGTCTTT ATTATAATGGTTGTCATTCTACTGGCAATAGTCTTTGCATATCTGAGAGCAAACTGA
- the LOC104716666 gene encoding inactive squalene synthase 2-like produces the protein MGSLSTILRHPDELYPLLKLKIAINKAQKQIPLEPNLAFCYSMLHKVSKSFSLVIQQLGTELRNAVCVFYLILRALDTVEDDTSVAVEIKLPILIAFHRHIYDCDWHFSCGTKEYKVLMDQFHHVSAAFLELEKGYQEAIEDITKRMGAGMATFICKEVETVDGYDEYCHYAAGLVGLGLSKIFITSELEMLTPDWEHISNSTGLFLQKTNIIKDYLEDINEIPKSRMFWPREIWGKYVDKLEVLQYEENSTKAVKCLNEMVTNALIHVEDCLKSLASLRDPAIFQSCAIPQIVAIGTLALCYNNIQVFRGVVRLRRGLIAKIIDRTKNMDDVYGLFYDFSCMLQSKVDKSDPDAMKTLNRLETIKKVSRDNGVLHKRKTYVKDDAQSKDVFIVMFVLLLAIVVMYLKANQCK, from the exons ATGGGAAGCTTGAGTACGATTTTGAGACACCCGGATGAGTTATATCCGCTTTTGAAGTTGAAAATTGCTATAAACAAAGCTCAGAAGCAGATCCCACTTGAGCCAAACTTAGCTTTCTGTTATTCAATGCTCCACAAAGTTTCTAAAAGCttttctcttgttattcaaCAACTTGGCACTGAGCTTCGTAACGCA GTGTGTGTGTTCTACTTGATTCTCCGAGCTCTTGATACCGTCG AGGATGACACCAGCGTAGCAGTGGAGATCAAACTTCCAATTCTGATAGCTTTCCACCGTCACATATACGATTGTGACTGGCATTTTTCAT GTGGTACGAAAGAGTACAAGGTGTTAATGGACCAGTTTCACCATGTTTCTGCAGCTTTTCTGGAACTTGAAAAAgg GTATCAAGAGGCTATTGAAGATATAACTAAAAGAATGGGTGCAGGAATGGCCACGTTCATTTGTAAAGAG GTAGAAACAGTTGATGGCTATGATGAATACTGCCATTATGCTGCTGGACTTGTGGGTTTAGGTTTGTCAAAAATCTTCATCACTTCAGAATTAGAAATGCTGACTCCAGACTGGGAGCACATTTCAAATTCTACAGGTTTATTTCTCCAG AAAACAAACATTATCAAAGATTATCTTGAAGACATTAATGAGATACCAAAATCGCGCATGTTTTGGCCTCGTGAGATCTGGGGAAAATATGTTGACAAGCTTGAGGTGC TTCAATATGAGGAGAATTCAACAAAAGCAGTGAAGTGTTTGAATGAAATGGTCACTAATGCATTGATTCACGTTGAAGATTGTTTGAAATCCTTGGCTTCATTGCGTGATCCTGCTATATTTCAGTCTTGTGCCATCCCTCAG ATCGTGGCGATTGGAACACTAGCATTATGCTATAACAATATACAAGTCTTTAGAGGTGTCGTGAGATTGAGGCGAG gGCTAATAGCTAAAATCATTGATCGAACAAAGAATATGGATGATGTCTATGGTTTGTTCTATGATTTTTCTTGCATGCTACAATCAAag GTTGACAAGAGCGATCCTGATGCCATGAAAACATTAAACCGACTCGAAACAATTAAGAAAGTTTCCAGAGATAATGGAGTCCTTCACAAAAG AAAAACTTATGTTAAAGATGATGCACAATCGAAGGATGTCTTT ATTGTAATGTTTGTGCTTCTATTGGCCATAGTCGTTATGTATCTCAAAGCAAATCAATGTAAGTAG
- the LOC104716667 gene encoding SH3 domain-containing protein 2 translates to MEAIRKQASRLREQVARQQQAVFKQFGGGGYGSGLSDEAELNQHQKLEKLYISTRAAKHYQRDIVRGVEGYIVTGSKQVEIGTKLSEDSRKYGSDNTCTNGNVLIRAALSYGRARAQMEKERGNMLKALGTQVAEPLRAMVLGAPLEDARHLAQRYDRMRQEAEAQATEVARRQAKARESQGNPDILMKLESAEAKLHDLKSNMTILGKEAASALASVEDQQQKLTLERLLSMVESERAYHQRVLQILDQLEGEMASERQRIEAPSTPSSAESMPPPPSYEEANGVFASQMHDTSTDSMGYFLGEVLFPYHGVTDVELSLSTGEYVVVRKVTGSGWAEGECKGRAGWFPYEYIERRERVLASKVSEVF, encoded by the exons GAAGCAGAACTCAATCAGCATCAGAAGCTAGAAAAGCTTTACATATCCACCCGTGCTGCCAAG CATTACCAAAGGGATATTGTTCGTGGTGTGGAAGGTTATATAGTCACGGGGTCAAAACAAGTTGAGATAG GGACCAAACTGTCGGAGGATAGCAGGAAATATGGTTCAGATAATACATGTACAAATGGTAACGTATTAATAAGGGCTGCACTGAGCTATGGGCGTGCTCGGGCACAAATGGAGAAGGAGCGTGGAAATATGTTAAAGGCTCTTGGTACACAG GTTGCTGAGCCACTACGAGCAATGGTTTTGGGAGCCCCGTTGGAGGATGCTAGACATCTTGCTCAACGTTATGACAGAATGCGCCAAGAAGCTGAAGCTCAG GCTACAGAAGTTGCAAGACGTCAAGCAAAGGCGAGAGAGTCTCAAGGTAATCCTGACATCCTGATGAAACTCGAATCTGCTGAAGCAAAACTTCACGacttaaaatcaaatatgaCAATACTGGGGAAGGAAGCTGCTTCTGCTTTAGCTTCCGTTGAggatcaacaacaaaaattgacTCTTGAGCGACTTCTTTCAATG GTTGAATCTGAACGTGCCTACCATCAAAGAGTCCTCCAAATACTTGATCAGCTCGAAGGAGAG ATGGCATCTGAGAGGCAACGTATAGAAGCTCCGTCTACTCCCTCGAGTGCAGAAAGTATGCCGCCACCTCCATCATATGAGGAAGCTAATGGAGTGTTTGCATCTCAGATGCATGACACGTCAACAGATAGCATGGGTTACTTCTTAGGAGAG GTCTTGTTCCCATATCACGGTGTGACAGATGTCGAGCTGAGCTTATCAACTGGTGAATATGTTGTTGTTAGAAAG GTTACAGGCAGCGGATGGGCAGAAGGTGAATGCAAAGGCAGAGCCGGTTGGTTCCCTTACGAGTACATTGAAAGACGGGAACGAGTTCTTGCTAGCAAAGTATCCGAAGTTTTCTGA